The following are encoded together in the Coregonus clupeaformis isolate EN_2021a unplaced genomic scaffold, ASM2061545v1 scaf0043, whole genome shotgun sequence genome:
- the LOC121578575 gene encoding probable G-protein coupled receptor 25: MSRSIELASQIHRAQAVETLLFDHRMEMYDNDEYFYNDDNDTDMLYSDSDNLTNPGDHSSSRLSYSHIYLPLLYFLMFFTGFLGNLFVIVVMGSRGKKGGRLVDTFVVNLALADLVFVLTLPLWAVSSSQEGHWPFGYLLCKLSSYIVSVNRFSNIFFLTCMSMDRYLAVVRLMDSRFLRSSRCVRLTCAVVWLLSLALGIPSLVYRSVRTPNGEPFCLEDEESSFFLGLSLTTIFLTFALPVLIILLCYCSILARLRRHCVAAGNPRAKARRRHSLKMAFIIIVAFVVSWLPFNVFKTILIGFRLSGADLSNETQTVLSQGLTLSCCLAFLNSCVNPAIYLSLDHHFRRQAASLFLSCVRKRGLHQGYASSTDFSYNGTSESCGTTASRTRLQSFDQKV; this comes from the coding sequence ATGTCTAGAAGCATTGAGCTTGCCAGCCAGATACACAGAGCGCAAGCAGTTGAGACACTTCTCTTTGATCATAGAATGGAGATGTATGACAACGACGAGTACTTCTACAACGATGACAATGACACTGACATGCTGTACAGTGACAGCGACAATCTAACCAACCCTGGGGACCACTCCAGCTCCAGACTATCCTATTCTCACATCTACCTGCCACTGCTTTATTTCCTCATGTTTTTCACAGGCTTCCTGGGAAACCTCTTTGTGATCGTGGTCATGGGCAGCAGGGGGAAGAAGGGTGGTCGTCTGGTGGATACATTTGTGGTTAACCTGGCGCTGGCGGACCTGGTGTTTGTCCTCACCCTCCCTCTGTGGGCCGTCTCCTCCAGTCAGGAGGGACACTGGCCTTTTGGGTACCTCCTCTGCAAACTGAGCAGCTACATCGTCTCTGTCAACCGCTTCTCCAACATCTTCTTCCTGACCTGCATGAGCATGGACCGCTACCTGGCCGTTGTGCGCCTCATGGACTCCCGCTTCCTCCGCAGCAGCCGGTGTGTGCGTCTCACCTGCGCCGTAGTCTGGCTGCTATCCCTGGCTCTGGGTATCCCCTCCCTGGTTTACCGTAGCGTACGTACCCCCAACGGTGAACCCTTTTGTCTGGAGGACGAAGAGTCGTCCTTCTTCCTGGGTCTGAGCCTGACCACGATCTTCCTGACCTTCGCCCTGCCGGTGCTCATCATCCTCCTCTGCTACTGCTCCATCCTGGCCCGCCTGCGCCGACACTGTGTTGCCGCGGGAAACCCCCGCGCGAAAGCCCGACGCCGCCACTCTCTCAAAATGGCCTTCATCATCATTGTGGCCTTCGTGGTGTCTTGGCTTCCCTTCAACGTCTTCAAGACCATCCTAATTGGTTTCAGGCTGTCTGGGGCCGATCTGAGCAATGAGACCCAGACTGTCCTGAGCCAGGGCCTCACTCTCTCCTGCTGCTTGGCCTTCCTCAACAGCTGTGTGAACCCGGCCATCTACCTGTCCCTGGATCACCACTTCAGACGGCAGGCAGCGAGCCTGTTCCTGAGCTGCGTGCGGAAGCGTGGGCTGCACCAGGGCTATGCCTCGTCCACCGACTTCTCCTACAATGGCACCTCAGAGAGCTGCGGCACAACAGCCTCCAGAACTCGTCTCCAGTCGTTCGACCAGAAAGTCTGA